The following DNA comes from Halalkaliarchaeum sp. AArc-CO.
AACAAAAACTCGTTATGAGGATTATCGAAGTTGTTTGTGTAGTCTACACCCTCTTTAAATCGGTCTCCCCATGACTTACCACCTCTCATTAAATAATGTCCAAACATGTAGACACCACCCATAGCAAAGAACTGCTTTGGTGGAACACCGTGAGTTGAGTCTCGTCGCTTGGTCTGAACAAGGATAAACCGATCTTGGTTTTCGGTTACAGGGTACTCAACTCCATAATCCACACCTGTGATACTTTCTGCTGGTTTCGGATGTCCCCCCATTGGATCGTGTATCGTGATCAAGAATGAGTTCGGTTCATCTTCGACTTCAAGAACGTACCGATGTACGGAGCCTTCAACTTCCGTTACATTTACAGGACCTGTCTGTAGGTCTTTTTCACGGAGATATACCTCAAGCCACTGCTTCAACTCGACACCGATATCGACTCTTTCGTGGTCGCCCTCTTCGTATTCTTGCTTATCGTATCGTTTGGGTATAATCTGGCTGGTGATCCCGTCAATACCCTCGATTAGGTCATTGCGAAGATAGTTTTCCATAATAAGCCGTTTTAGAGAATGACTATATAGCTATCTGATGTCAGTCTATGAGTAGAATACGTGTCTGGACAATTATATCATCACGATATTGAAATGGGATGTATACACGTTACAATTTCATAATCAGATGTCACCTCTACGGATTCTGCTAATTGATCCAAAAACGCCGTCCCATACTTCGTCGAAGCGTGGGTGAACCTCGAACTTCAGATCCTCCCTCCCTATAGTCTGGGCGACGTACTGAACGTGATGTTCAACTTACTCGTCACAGGCGTCATCGCGCTCATTTGGCCAGTGAAGTGGAGTGAAGGGATGTATCGCCACCATGGCCGTTAGCCCTCTTACTGAAGCGAGGTCTTTTGTCAATAAGACACGTACAGACTGACAACACCGACGCGTCTGAGGACAGCGGGTGCGGATCCTGGATTTCGGGGTTCGAATCCTCGTGAGGGGATAACGGCGGATCGGAGAACCGCATCCTAAACCACTTCAGACAAATGACAAAGGAAATCATCATCTCCGGCTGTCTAAGCGTCGTGTTCGCAACTGTCGGCGTAGCGCCTCCGACTATCCTGGCGCTCATCGCGTATGTCGGCCTTCGGCTGAATGACGTAACCCTCAATCCTCCATCCGCAACAGGCTGAGAGTCATCTCTTACGCGATTCATGCCAACAGCCTCTTGGGAGGACGCTACGACGGCCAGATCGCTCAGGGGGCGGACGTTTCCTCTACGGCGTCAGCTACTCGATTCAGAAACGCCCTGTCGTACTGCTCTCCGACGTGGTTGATGTTCCAAAGGCCTGAGTCGCTAATCTCGCTCCGGGGACTGACGCGTCCCAGCCAGTCGTCGTCGCGAGGGTCGATAGAGTCCTTCCGATAGTTACTGACCAGAGCGATTGCATTTCGCTCAATGTAGACTCGGTCACTCTCCGGGCTAGGCTCGTCGTCGATGTCGATCCAGAGGAAGGGTAGATCACGGATATACTGACTCACCCGCTGTTCATGCTCCAGCTCGGCAAGCCGTCGATCCCGATCCGCGCTGGAGCCGTTACCCCAGTGTGAGTATTCGTCGTGAAGCTCGTCTCGTTCGATCTTCGCCTCACCGACCCGCTTTCGGAACACCGATCCCCTATGATTTCCGCCGCCTTGGTAGGTTCCTCTGTTCGCTCCGCGATGTGTCCGAAGTCGATTCCACAGCGACGTACCGGAGCCGGATGAGACTGCGTGTGTGCCGATACGGGTGAGCCGGAGCTGATCGGTCGACTCACGCGTTTCACCGTCTGCGAAGAAGAAATAGACGCCTCTCTCTGGCCAGTCCATGTAGCCCGTACAATCCTTGAGTCGTTGCTTGCCACCGACGTTCGCTTCGAGCCGGTCGAGGAGATCGTAGAGTCGATCGAGATCAGAACGACGCGACATACTACTCCGTTCAGAGGTGGGGCACAAAATCACTCGGGGTTCTCAGAGGTGCCCGTTGTACCACGCAAGGGTCTCCCCGAACTGGAGACCATCAGTCGGGGTTTCGACATCGACCGGCGTTTCGTCCAAGAGCGGGATGAGTTCGGAGTAGTAGTCACGCCCTGCGTGAAACACCAGTCGATTGCCGTCGTTGAGTGAGCCCTCCGCTTCGAGCTGATCGTAGACGGCTTTAGCCCACTCACGCTTCCGTGCAACCCCCGCACCGGACAGTGTGTCGTCATAGGGATCGATAGGCGGGCCGGAGGGATCGAGCAGGCGATGTTTCGCGGAAAGGATGTACCAGCGGTCGTGATTCGTTTCGACGTACTCACGCGCCTTGCTGAAGAACGTCGACGGCATATAGAGGTCAGCGGGCTTTGTGGCTTGCTCGCGTTTGCTCTTCGTACAGCTAACGAGCCCGATCTCCATAGCTAATGGTCCTCTGTTGACGGAATGAATCCTCTGGTTGAGTATATCCAGACCAACCATTTACATAGGCATAGTGAACAGATCTGGCATATGAGCAGTTGGGTTCCTTGGACCAATCGCAACTCAGAAGTTGAACAGCGTATCCACGAAGATCTAACCGATAAAGCGGCCAGTCGGATTTCCTTTTCATTAAACCAGATCGCGTCAAGAGGCGAGATTGACGATGCATATACGGAGTATCGTACAGAGACTGGGAAGCATGTTGACTACTTTGAAACGGCAAACAGTGAACCAGCAAAAAGATCACTTGACAAGTTCGTGTCGACTGAAGATCTACATGATGTTCTCACTTTGATAGAAATACTGGTCAACGAACTATGGGAAGAATCCACCTTATCTGGCGAAAATCATTCTGCTGAGGAACTGCTTGATTTTGATCGTAAGTTAAGACGTATTCTTGTTGAGGAAGGTATCTTGTTGCGAATACGTCCAACACGAGATGAGGTAGAGACATTTGGAGAGAAACTTTCGAGATATAGAGAAGCGAAGAACAGCAGAAGCTATTCGTCACGGCATAGATCTCAGCCCCGCCCTGAGAAGCCATTTAACATCCATTTTGAGACATTAGCTGATGAATCCGTAATCGAATCAGATCAGCAGCTTCGGGCGTTAGGGAAGAAAGGGAGGTGGGAAGAGGAACTCAGCCCATATAATGAAGCATGGACTCAGTATCAAGATGAGCAGTTCTCGTATCTCATCGCTGAGAAGCTATACAATAGTCTTGAAGCAGTTTTGGTCAAAATCTGTGTTAAAGAGCGTGGCTGGAATAACGAAGGTGATGGTGTGAGTGCTTATCTAAACTCCATCAAGGACAACGGGTTGTTTGACCCTAATGAGGCAATGTTCGCTGAGTGGGAGCAAATCATCAACGGGCTCCAAATCGGTGTCCAACGAACAGGTGGAGATAGGAAACGACACGAAACCTTCGATCAAGATTATTCTATACTCTTGCTCCATCAGGTAGGAGCGTTCCTTACGTTCGTGATAAATAGATACGAAGATCAATATCCCAACTGAATCACTGAGTCCGTTCTGTCTCACAGTTCCATAGTAGAGATGATCCTTTCGACGAGAGAGCGCCCATGCCAACAAATCCGGCGGCCTCGGCTCCGATCAGCCCGAGAAGCGTCCCTCACGGTTTTAGCCCCCGCCCACCTTCGTCCGAACATGGCTTTCAGCGTGAGCTGGCATACGCTCCTCGACGAACTCGACGATCTCCCCGAAGGAGCGACGCTAATCACGCCCCTGTCGCACAAGCGGTTTCGGATCGACGACGTACAGGAGCAACGCGTCATCATCACCTTCGAGGACAGAGACGAGAAGCGGCCACTCCAGCGCGACCAGTTCGAGACGTTGTACCGACGTATCACCGACGAGCCGGGCGGCTTCGAACTTGATCGGCTCCCAGCTGACGCGGATCCGTACCCGGCGGTGTTGAGCCTACATCCCCAGTTCGAGATCGATGAGGATGCGGGCGTGATCTCCGAGACGGACGGCCCGACGTCGACGCAGCTTCTCGATGCCGAGCCCGACACCGAACCCGAAGAGCGATCGGAACCGGATCTGGACGTGTATGCGGACTCACTGCTGCTCGTAGAC
Coding sequences within:
- a CDS encoding DUF6884 domain-containing protein; protein product: MEIGLVSCTKSKREQATKPADLYMPSTFFSKAREYVETNHDRWYILSAKHRLLDPSGPPIDPYDDTLSGAGVARKREWAKAVYDQLEAEGSLNDGNRLVFHAGRDYYSELIPLLDETPVDVETPTDGLQFGETLAWYNGHL